Proteins from a genomic interval of Zingiber officinale cultivar Zhangliang chromosome 1B, Zo_v1.1, whole genome shotgun sequence:
- the LOC122056712 gene encoding transcription factor MYB61-like, with translation MGKHSCFYKQKLRKGLWSPEEDEKLVEHINKYGHGSWSSVPKLAGLQRCGKSCRLRWINYLRPDLKRGTFSQQEEDLIIRLHEAMGNKWSQIAAQLPGRTDNEIKNYWNSCIKKKLMQSGINSRKHAVEAHQVAETMCSDSLAPSSSNLLQENSEPNPSTLSVEPPVVSSISNMILPTSFHDLGASNSCGSEFELQSSGVLFDGGILQWLELLPNKGVPIHINVEPEELKWSEYLNGTTLSKNDCESQTHGLHGSSSKEESHVFSASGFGSWHEIQPPPPQL, from the exons ATGGGGAAGCACTCCTGTTTCTACAAGCAGAAGCTGAGGAAGGGCTTGTGGTCTCCTGAAGAGGATGAGAAGCTCGTGGAGCACATCAACAAGTATGGTCATGGCAGCTGGAGCTCTGTACCCAAATTAGCAG GTCTGCAAAGGTGTGGAAAGAGTTGCAGATTGAGGTGGATTAACTATCTGAGGCCTGATCTGAAGAGGGGCACATTCTCTCAGCAAGAGGAGGACCTCATCATTCGACTCCATGAGGCCATGGGCAACAA GTGGTCTCAAATTGCAGCCCAGTTGCCAGGGAGAACAGATAATGAGATCAAGAACTACTGGAACTCATGCATCAAGAAGAAGCTGATGCAGAGTGGAATCAATTCCAGAAAACACGCTGTTGAAGCGCATCAGGTTGCAGAAACCATGTGCAGTGACTCCTTGGCCCCAAGTTCGTCGAATCTATTACAGGAGAATTCTGAGCCAAATCCATCAACACTGTCCGTGGAGCCACCTGTTGTTTCATCAATCTCGAACATGATTCTCCCGACCAGCTTCCATGACTTGGGGGCTAGCAATTCCTGCGGAAGTGAGTTTGAGTTGCAGAGCTCTGGTGTTCTTTTTGACGGTGGCATCCTCCAATGGCTGGAGTTGCTGCCCAACAAAGGTGTTCCGATCCACATCAATGTCGAGCCAGAGGAATTGAAATGGTCAGAATATCTTAATGGCACCACTTTGTCCAAAAACGACTGTGAGAGCCAAACCCATGGCTTGCATGGATCATCAAGCAAAGAAGAAAGCCATGTATTCTCAGCCAGCGGCTTTGGCTCTTGGCATGAGATACAACCTCCTCCTCCTCAGCTTTAA